A window of Adhaeribacter arboris genomic DNA:
CCTGCCATTGACGCATATAAGTTTGATTAGCGAGGGCTTCTCCTTGAAATAAAGTGGTTACTTCCCGGCCTTGGCTATCGTACACCTTTAAACTAACTTTTTGCGTTTGCGGCACCCTAAAACGGACGGTTACTTCTTGCACAAACGGATTCGGATAGGCTGAGAAGGGTAGGAGTGAAGCGGGGTTCGTAACTTCCTGATTAACGGCCGGCTGCCTGGCAGCTACCAGCGGCGTAATAGTTTTTACCGGAGCTACTTTCACTAACCAGAAATCATTTTCTCCTTGGCTGGGCTGGGCTCGGTCGCCGCTTACGCCCGAACTTGACCGCCCGCCCAGCAAATATCCGCCATCACTGGTCGGCCACACGGCCCGGAGCTCTTCTTCCTGGCTGCCGCCATAGCGTTTGTCCCAGAGCTTATTACCCGCCGCATCAGTTTTAACAATCCAGTAATCACTCGCGCCCTGGCTGGCCTGACTTTTATCCCCACTTTTGCCGGAGAAAGAAGTTCCCCCAAGTACATAACCACCATCTTTATCGGTAATCAACGAACGTAAGGTTTCTTCTCCCGCGCCACCGTAAGTTTTATCCCATTGTTTTTCTCCTAAGTTATTCACTTGCAGCAGCCAGTAATCTTTACTCCCTTGGCTAGCCTGGCTCTTATCCCCGCTTACTCCGGAAGCACTATGGCCGGCTAAAAGGATAGTGTTGAAACTAGGGTTAACTATTGCTAAAAGCTGATCTTGGTTATTACCGCCGTAACGTTTGTCCCAGAGTTTTTTACCTTGGTTATCCGTGCGTAGCAGCCAATAATCACTTCCGCCCTGGTTGCCCTGAGTTTTATCGCCGGAAGCCGATGAGAAGGAAGTGCCGCCCACCAGTAAATCTCCGTTGGCCAAGGCTAATACATCTCCCATATATTCATCGTCTGCTCCCCCGTAGCGGTTATCCCAGCCTATGGCACCGTTAAAACTATAAATTTTTACTAACCAGTAATCTTTACCTCCTTGGCTGTCTTGAGTTTTATCCCCGCTCACCGGCGAATCACTGTATCCGGCTAGTAAATAAGTATCGGAATAGGCATCGGGTAATAATATAATTTTCTGAAGATCTTCGGTGTTGCTACCGCCATAGCTTCGATCCCATTCTTTTTCCCCGCTGCTGCTTATTTTTACTACCCAAATATCCCGGCCTCCTTTATTGGGCGCCGTTTTATTGCCGTTGATTCCCGATTCGGAACTTCCGCCCAGTAAAAAGCCGCCATCTTTAGTGGAGATAATACTTTTCAGGTAATCTTCCCCTGAGCCACCGTATCGTCTATCCCAAAGTTTGGCACCTGCTGCATCCGTTTTCACGACCCAATAGTCGCTCTTCCCGTAACTGCTCTGGCTTTTATCGCCTGATTGACCAGAATTGGAGTAACCGCCGAGCAAATATCCGCCGTCGTTAGTGGGAAGAACCGTGGTTAAGTAATCGGATTGATTCCCTCCGTAACGCAGGTTCCAGGCCGCGAGAGAAGCAGGTGGAAAGGCGCTGATTTTGGTTTCTACTAACCAGAAATCGTAATCGCCTTTACTATTTTCCGTTTTTTCGTAGCCGATATTAGAATTAGAATGGCCCCCGAGTAAATATCCGCCGTTGGGAGTAGCCATAATGGCCGCTAATTGGTCGGATTCGCTGGAACCGAAACTTTTATCCGCTATCTTTTTACCATCTCCATCTATTTCTACGAGCCAGTAATCTTGATTGCCTCTATTTTCTTCGGTCCGGTCAAATCCAATGTTTGACCAGGAATAACCCGCTATTAAATAATGATCATTGGAGGTAGGCAGAATATCGATCGGAATAGAATAGTTTGTTTCACAGGCAAAACAATAAATAGAATTTCCTAAGAAAAAATTACTCCAAACAGAATTTCCTTTAGCGTCGACTTTAAGGGCCCAATAGCCATAGGTTTCAAAACCAGAAATTCCTACCAGTACATAACCGCCATCGGGCGTAGCAACCATTGAGGTAAGTTTATTATAAAAATCCCGGTTGTAGTTTTTATCCCAGAGCTGATTGCCATTACCGTTTATTTTTACCAACCAAAAGTCATTGCCACCTTCATTATTTGTATTTTGCCCGCCTACCAGGTAATTTCCATCGGGCGTAGCAATGAGGGAAGTAAGAATTTCATCGGTTGCTTTACCCAGGGTTTTATCCCAAACTTTATTGCCTTTGCTATCTACCTTTACTACCCAGAAGTCAGTAGGAGTTTGGCCAAATTCATCGGTTTTACCTTGATTTTCTTCGCTTTTATCGCCGCTCTTCCCTGATTTAGAAGTACCTCCCAGTACATAACCGCCATCCGTGGTGGCCACTAAAGTTGAAAGATTGTCATCTAAATTACCGCCAATGGTTTTGTTCCACAGTTTATTGCCATAGGCATCTACTTTTACCAGCCAATAATCATTATTTCCTTTACTAGCCTCACTTTTATCGCCGTTTATACCCGAACTGGAAGTACCACCCAGCAAATAACCGCCGTCCGAAGTAGAAATAATAGTAGCTAGTTTTTCAGTACCTTTGCCGCCGAAAGATTTATCCCAAATTTTCTTTTTGTTCGTATCGGTTTTTACCAGCCAGTAATCGGAAAGTCCTTTATTAGCGGTGCTTTTATCGCCGGAAATACCCGAAAAAGAGGTGCCGCCTATTAAATAACCGCCATCCGGCGTAGCTACCATATCGGCTAAGTTATCGATGCTATTTCCGCCAATGGTTTTATCA
This region includes:
- a CDS encoding T9SS type A sorting domain-containing protein, encoding MKTPVSLLSKRGYLFTFSSFYCQLAITLLLGLLTTLSSQAQIKLWEKTFGGNHSDQLTIVEQTSDGGYIAGGSSSSGIGADKSEPNRGECNTDKCTTDYWVIKIKPDGSKAWNTTVGGNDADYLTAIKQTSDGGYILAGYSSSEKSGDKSENNKGSYFNRDYWIVKLNASGKKVWDKTLGGYENDYLYALQLTNDGGYILGGFSYSGKSGDKTQDNKGSYDYWVIKLKADGSKVWDKTFGGGEADNLSSLITTPDGGYLLGGRSNSDKSGDKSEPRKSDCTDGFGTPCDDYWVVKISGLGTKQWDKTFGGNRDDVLNALAVAPDGGYLLGGRSESSKGLDKSEPSRDATDDDLLGDYWVIKIGTSGNKVWDKTFGGNERDNLTSILPIKGGGYLLSGNSDSDRGGDVGPRRGIGDTWLIRIDAQGKKLWDTSVASGSQITSASDGNILLGGTSGFYPANDYWLVKLQIPNKKVQTIAFYPPDKALTSSPFTLSAKASSGLPVTFKLISGPATQKGNQLHFTGYGIVVVKASQAGNTTYSPVEFTASFRVQRLTPQNDKTIGGNSIDNLADMVATPDGGYLIGGTSFSGISGDKSTANKGLSDYWLVKTDTNKKKIWDKSFGGKGTEKLATIISTSDGGYLLGGTSSSGINGDKSEASKGNNDYWLVKVDAYGNKLWNKTIGGNLDDNLSTLVATTDGGYVLGGTSKSGKSGDKSEENQGKTDEFGQTPTDFWVVKVDSKGNKVWDKTLGKATDEILTSLIATPDGNYLVGGQNTNNEGGNDFWLVKINGNGNQLWDKNYNRDFYNKLTSMVATPDGGYVLVGISGFETYGYWALKVDAKGNSVWSNFFLGNSIYCFACETNYSIPIDILPTSNDHYLIAGYSWSNIGFDRTEENRGNQDYWLVEIDGDGKKIADKSFGSSESDQLAAIMATPNGGYLLGGHSNSNIGYEKTENSKGDYDFWLVETKISAFPPASLAAWNLRYGGNQSDYLTTVLPTNDGGYLLGGYSNSGQSGDKSQSSYGKSDYWVVKTDAAGAKLWDRRYGGSGEDYLKSIISTKDGGFLLGGSSESGINGNKTAPNKGGRDIWVVKISSSGEKEWDRSYGGSNTEDLQKIILLPDAYSDTYLLAGYSDSPVSGDKTQDSQGGKDYWLVKIYSFNGAIGWDNRYGGADDEYMGDVLALANGDLLVGGTSFSSASGDKTQGNQGGSDYWLLRTDNQGKKLWDKRYGGNNQDQLLAIVNPSFNTILLAGHSASGVSGDKSQASQGSKDYWLLQVNNLGEKQWDKTYGGAGEETLRSLITDKDGGYVLGGTSFSGKSGDKSQASQGASDYWIVKTDAAGNKLWDKRYGGSQEEELRAVWPTSDGGYLLGGRSSSGVSGDRAQPSQGENDFWLVKVAPVKTITPLVAARQPAVNQEVTNPASLLPFSAYPNPFVQEVTVRFRVPQTQKVSLKVYDSQGREVTTLFQGEALANQTYMRQWQGNHASAGIYILRLQTKDIQSNQKVILTR